A part of Pantoea vagans genomic DNA contains:
- a CDS encoding LysR substrate-binding domain-containing protein, translated as MKITLEELRAWVAVVDSGSITAAATQLVQTSSGISRALSRLESKLQTTLLHRTTRRLALTEEGQVFLEHARQILASVEQAEEQIALRREMPSGRLRVNAATPFMLHVIVPLVDDFRARYPLIQLELNTDDIMIDLLEQQTDIAIRIGELRDSTLRARLLGSSAIRLMASPAYLAKAGTPQSVADLAQHQTIGFSYPDTLNVWPIWQPDGDFMRVKPTLAASSGETIRQLALAGQGIARLSDFVSREDCAAGRLVPVLPAETRDLRLPVHAVYYRNTTLSSRIGCFLDFLRTEIDRRQML; from the coding sequence GTGAAAATTACCCTGGAAGAGCTACGCGCCTGGGTGGCGGTGGTAGACAGCGGTTCCATTACGGCGGCGGCAACCCAGCTGGTGCAGACCAGTTCGGGCATCAGCCGGGCGCTGTCGCGGCTGGAGAGCAAGCTGCAGACCACGCTGTTGCATCGGACTACCCGACGGCTGGCGCTGACCGAAGAGGGACAGGTGTTTCTGGAGCATGCGCGCCAGATCCTGGCCTCGGTTGAGCAGGCGGAAGAGCAGATTGCGCTGAGGCGCGAGATGCCGTCAGGACGACTGCGGGTGAACGCTGCGACGCCCTTTATGCTGCATGTGATTGTGCCGCTGGTGGATGATTTTCGCGCCCGCTATCCGCTGATCCAGCTTGAACTGAATACCGACGATATCATGATCGATCTGCTCGAGCAGCAGACCGACATTGCCATTCGCATCGGGGAACTGCGCGACTCCACGCTACGCGCCCGGCTGCTTGGCAGTAGTGCAATCCGGCTGATGGCCAGTCCGGCCTATCTGGCGAAAGCGGGCACGCCACAGAGCGTTGCCGATCTTGCGCAGCATCAGACCATCGGCTTCAGTTATCCTGACACCCTCAACGTCTGGCCGATCTGGCAGCCTGATGGTGATTTTATGCGCGTCAAGCCAACACTCGCAGCCTCCAGCGGTGAAACCATCCGGCAGCTGGCGCTGGCGGGACAGGGGATTGCCCGCCTCTCAGACTTTGTCAGCCGGGAAGATTGCGCCGCTGGCCGGCTGGTGCCTGTCCTCCCCGCGGAAACCCGCGATTTGCGGTTGCCAGTGCATGCGGTTTATTACCGTAACACCACGCTCTCTTCGCGTATCGGCTGCTTTCTCGATTTTCTCCGCACCGAGATTGATCGGCGTCAGATGCTTTAA
- a CDS encoding putative quinol monooxygenase produces MLTVVAEICVKPGRRQAVLDAVKKLIPQVLEEDGCHQYDALLDHQAQVPWKQNSPDSIFMLEQWETLRHLEQHQQMPHMDAHRAIIKDDVVDMKILVLEPSA; encoded by the coding sequence ATGTTAACAGTCGTAGCTGAAATTTGTGTTAAACCCGGTCGCCGTCAGGCTGTGCTGGATGCAGTGAAAAAGCTGATCCCGCAGGTCTTAGAAGAAGATGGCTGCCATCAGTATGACGCGCTGCTGGATCATCAGGCGCAGGTGCCATGGAAGCAGAACTCGCCAGACTCTATTTTCATGCTGGAGCAGTGGGAAACGCTGCGTCATCTGGAGCAGCATCAGCAGATGCCGCACATGGATGCGCATCGCGCCATCATTAAAGATGATGTGGTGGATATGAAGATTCTGGTGCTGGAACCGAGTGCCTGA
- a CDS encoding NAD(P)H-dependent oxidoreductase: protein MSRILIIDGGKTFAHSKGELNHTLTDVAASQLRDMGHEVSVTVADSDYVIADEVQKYVDSDVVIYQMPGWWMGEPWTVKRYIDEVFTEGHGSLYASDGRTRSDAAKKYGSGGLLQGKKYMLSLTWNAPLQAFTDPEQFFEGVGVDGLYLHFHKANQFLGMEALPTFICNDVIKAPDVPRDIAAYRTHLSRVFA from the coding sequence ATGAGCAGGATTTTAATTATCGATGGCGGCAAAACTTTTGCCCACTCTAAAGGCGAACTGAACCACACCCTGACCGATGTTGCGGCCAGCCAGCTGCGTGACATGGGACATGAGGTGTCAGTCACCGTAGCTGACAGCGATTACGTGATCGCCGATGAAGTGCAGAAATATGTCGACAGCGATGTGGTGATTTATCAGATGCCGGGCTGGTGGATGGGCGAGCCCTGGACGGTGAAGCGTTACATCGATGAAGTCTTTACTGAAGGCCACGGTTCGCTCTATGCCAGCGATGGTCGTACCCGTTCCGATGCAGCAAAAAAATATGGTTCCGGCGGTCTGCTGCAGGGCAAAAAATATATGCTGTCGCTCACCTGGAATGCGCCGCTGCAGGCCTTTACCGACCCGGAGCAGTTCTTTGAAGGCGTCGGCGTCGATGGTCTTTATCTGCACTTCCACAAAGCCAACCAGTTCCTGGGAATGGAAGCACTGCCGACCTTTATCTGCAATGACGTGATTAAAGCACCGGACGTGCCACGCGATATTGCCGCTTATCGGACCCATCTTAGCCGCGTTTTTGCGTAA